The DNA sequence GAGGAGTACGGCGGGATCAACATCGGGGAGTACAGCGACGCCATCGTTGGCAACGCCTACGCCGTGGCACATCCCGACTCCTGGCTGACCGCTGTTGAGGTGAAAGACCGACTGGCCGACCTCGAGGCGGCCACGGTGGACTGCATCCGCAGCGTGGTGGAGACCGATGCTCCCGCCGAGATCCGCGAGGCGGCGCTGTTCAACCTAAGTACCTTGCGCAGCCCCACGGTCTTCCAGACGGCGGCGGGTGACTATTACGGCTGGGAAGGGGTCGGGGACCGGGAGGGCAGTTGCTACGGGACCTGTACCCACGTTTGGGGCTACGAGTTCGCGACCTCGCTGTTGTTCGCCCCGATCGCCCGGTCGTTCAGATACACGCAGTTCGCCCGCTGCACCGACGAAGCCGGACTGATGAGCTTCCGAGCAGGACTTCCGCTGGAGCTGTCACAGAGCTGGAAACTGGCTGCCGCAGACGGACAGATGGCCTGTCTGGTGCATCTGTACCTGGACTGGGTCCTCAGCGGTGACGACAGTATGCTGCGCGACCTGTGGCCCGCCGCCCGCCGGACGCTGGAGTTCTGCTGGTTGCCGGGAGGCTGGGACGCCGACCGGGACGGGGTGATGGAGGGCGTCCAGCACAACACGATGGACGTGGAGTACTACGGCCCCAACCCGCAGATGGGTTCGTGGTACTTGGCCGCGCTCCGGGCGGCTGAGGAGCTGGCCACCGCGGCCGGCGATCCCGAGTTCGCGAGCTACTGTCGCAAGCTCTTCACCAGCGGCTCAGAGTGGGTGGACGAGCACTTGTTCAACGGGTCCTACTACCGACATGAGGTCAGGCCGGTGGCGGATGCCGACGCCATTCTCCCCGGACTTCGTCACCGGAGCATGGGCTCGGCCGATACAGCCGAGCCCGACCTGCAGCTGGCCGACGGGTGCCTGGTTGACCAGCTGGTGGGGCAGTATGCCGCGACCCTGGTAGGTCTCGGTGAGCTGCTCGACCCCCGGCAGGTGAACTCGGCCCTGCTGGCCGTGCGGGAGCGCAATTTCCGAGGCGACTTCACGCACCACTTCAACCACATGCGGAGCTTTGTCCTGGGGAACGAAGCCGGCGTCCTGATGTGCAGCTACGACGAGGACCGGCGACCGAGGCGTCCGTTTCCCTATTTCAACGAGGTGATGACCGGATTCGAATACACCGCAGCGACCGGCCTGCTGCAGATCGGTGCGGTCGACGAGGGACGCGAGATCATCCGCGCCATTCGAGACCGCTACGACGGGGCCAAACGAAACCCCTTTGACGAGGCCGAGTGCGGCCATCACTACGCACGGGCGATGGCCAGCTGGTCGGCGTTTGCGACCTGGAACGGGATCTCCTACTCCGGGGTGACCCGAACTCTGCGGATCGAAGATCGTCCAAGGACCGGGCGGGCGTTCTGGTCGACAGGATCGACCTTCGGCACCTGGGAGCCCGGCGACGATGCCGAGACGGTCGGCCTCCTGCACGTACTCGGCGGACCGCTCGCCGTTGCGACCCTCATAGTCGGCGACCTCCACTACTCTCCTTCAACGGAGCTCCTGACCACCGGCAGCACGTGGAGAGTGACTTCTGTCTCCGCCCGACCGTGACGGAGTGGCTCCGGCCGACCGTCCAGCCGCGGGTAGTCTGGCGCCCGAGCAGAGAGGAGCGGGGCGAGCAGAGATGGTGAAGATCAGCGATGTCGCCTTGGCGGCGAACGTCTCGGCTGCAACCGTCTCACGTGCCCTGAACAACAGCGCCCGGGTGGATCCCGTCCTGGCCGCTCGGGTGCACGCTGCGGCTCAGCAGCTGGGCTACCGGCCGAACGCGGTGGCGCGAAACCTGCGCCGGCAGGGCACCCAGGTCTGGGCGTTGATCATCACCGACATCAACAACCCGTTCTACACCGCGGTGGCCCGGGGGGTGGAGGATGTGGCCCAGGAGCTGGGGTTCTCGGTGCTGCTGTGCAATACCGACGAGGACCAGACCAAGCAGGACCGTTATCTCGAGGTTGCCGCGCAGGAACGGGTGGCCGGGGTCATTCTCGCGCCCCGCGCCGATGACTCCGACGTGTCCAGTGTGCAGTCGGGGAACATCCCGCTGGTCATCGTCGACCGTCGCCTGGCGCAACCGGTGGACTTCGTCACGGCGGCGTCCTTCGAGGGGGCGG is a window from the Microlunatus panaciterrae genome containing:
- a CDS encoding GH116 family glycosyl-hydrolase, with translation MNSIDWPVLRSYDSQHLERISLPLGGIGTGTLGLGGRGDLRDFELGNRPGKGFRPSTAFFAVRAQAAGQPAQAMAVEGPLPTGLYEGAFGSPAPNHGLPRFRSCSFDAAYPFGQVRLQDDDFPLAVTLQGFNPLVIGDVETSSLPVAVLRHRLTNRSAETVQATVAFSLTNFVGANGTEDQAGENQNTYRTAAGLAGVTMTAPGLPHHAEAAGEMTMAVLAPENVRVSHRTGWADLSWGNSLLDFWDDLLEDGRLDERVSEAARPTASIAGQVTLAAGESTELTFLLTWSFPHRRAWRSEEYGGINIGEYSDAIVGNAYAVAHPDSWLTAVEVKDRLADLEAATVDCIRSVVETDAPAEIREAALFNLSTLRSPTVFQTAAGDYYGWEGVGDREGSCYGTCTHVWGYEFATSLLFAPIARSFRYTQFARCTDEAGLMSFRAGLPLELSQSWKLAAADGQMACLVHLYLDWVLSGDDSMLRDLWPAARRTLEFCWLPGGWDADRDGVMEGVQHNTMDVEYYGPNPQMGSWYLAALRAAEELATAAGDPEFASYCRKLFTSGSEWVDEHLFNGSYYRHEVRPVADADAILPGLRHRSMGSADTAEPDLQLADGCLVDQLVGQYAATLVGLGELLDPRQVNSALLAVRERNFRGDFTHHFNHMRSFVLGNEAGVLMCSYDEDRRPRRPFPYFNEVMTGFEYTAATGLLQIGAVDEGREIIRAIRDRYDGAKRNPFDEAECGHHYARAMASWSAFATWNGISYSGVTRTLRIEDRPRTGRAFWSTGSTFGTWEPGDDAETVGLLHVLGGPLAVATLIVGDLHYSPSTELLTTGSTWRVTSVSARP